In one uncultured Methanoregula sp. genomic region, the following are encoded:
- a CDS encoding putative zinc-binding protein, producing the protein MDYETIKIANVTGKCPVCEDYAEKNSTTPPKIAVMACEGACSRGEVARRAANMVAHRLARDETVRICLGGAFTKDTGQRNLVRRAEKVIAIEGCFINCCSRMMEGVLPEMKPEIVRADLIYNIDLPFGIDEVPDEMFTVYAHQVAERVVRDYVKGSRGPSACQPPACGTGSAGGCGCSTAPVSCSEGPAGVKKTSAVPRYLPADVVNVRWEKAKKCRVENSWGGSLVLDEGAQACSPTDAFLGTLGGCANHAILGQMQRNTIIPEILEVQVTGTRNAGLPSAYEKIHVAFSIAAAMEDALLDAIVTEAMTVICPVAVTLGRAAEVTWECRRV; encoded by the coding sequence ATGGATTATGAAACAATAAAGATTGCAAACGTGACCGGGAAATGCCCGGTCTGCGAGGATTATGCTGAGAAGAATTCTACGACCCCTCCGAAGATCGCGGTGATGGCCTGCGAAGGTGCGTGTTCGAGGGGAGAAGTGGCCCGCCGGGCGGCAAACATGGTGGCCCACCGGCTTGCCCGCGATGAGACCGTGCGGATCTGCCTTGGGGGAGCGTTCACGAAAGACACCGGCCAGCGAAACCTTGTGCGCCGTGCGGAGAAGGTGATCGCCATCGAGGGCTGTTTCATCAACTGCTGTTCACGAATGATGGAAGGGGTTCTGCCTGAGATGAAACCGGAGATTGTCCGGGCAGACCTGATCTACAATATTGACCTCCCGTTCGGGATCGATGAGGTGCCGGACGAGATGTTCACGGTGTACGCCCACCAGGTTGCGGAGCGGGTTGTGCGGGATTACGTGAAGGGATCCCGGGGGCCCTCAGCCTGCCAGCCTCCCGCGTGCGGTACCGGCTCGGCCGGGGGCTGTGGGTGTAGTACAGCGCCGGTCTCCTGCAGTGAGGGCCCTGCTGGTGTAAAGAAGACGTCGGCTGTGCCCCGGTACCTGCCGGCGGATGTCGTGAATGTCCGGTGGGAAAAAGCAAAGAAGTGCCGGGTGGAGAATTCCTGGGGAGGTTCCCTGGTCCTTGATGAAGGAGCACAGGCGTGCTCTCCCACCGATGCCTTCCTGGGAACGCTGGGAGGTTGTGCGAATCATGCGATCCTTGGCCAGATGCAGCGGAATACTATTATCCCGGAGATACTGGAGGTGCAGGTGACAGGAACCCGGAATGCCGGCCTCCCGTCAGCATACGAGAAGATCCACGTGGCATTTTCCATAGCTGCTGCAATGGAAGACGCTCTGCTGGACGCAATAGTCACAGAGGCCATGACGGTGATCTGCCCGGTTGCGGTGACACTCGGCCGGGCTGCCGAGGTCACGTGGGAATGCCGGCGGGTGTAA
- a CDS encoding type IV pilin N-terminal domain-containing protein: MAFTKRDDEAVSPVIGVILMVAITVILAAVIAAFVFGMAGNLDTSKTVGITLTLDKNNNAVATVSGGADLASLTLVNASINGGTEQVLLAGTNLTTGHYNTTQAGSVVGKRVILIGYFNDGSVQTLVDKQF, from the coding sequence ATGGCATTTACCAAAAGAGATGACGAAGCAGTATCACCGGTCATCGGTGTTATACTGATGGTTGCCATCACGGTGATACTTGCGGCAGTTATTGCTGCATTCGTATTCGGCATGGCCGGGAATCTTGATACTTCAAAGACGGTCGGGATTACCCTGACACTGGATAAGAACAACAACGCTGTTGCAACGGTATCCGGGGGAGCGGATCTCGCTTCACTTACCCTGGTCAACGCCAGTATCAATGGCGGAACCGAACAGGTACTCCTTGCCGGCACGAACCTGACCACGGGTCATTACAATACTACCCAGGCAGGATCGGTTGTAGGAAAGAGAGTCATCCTCATCGGTTACTTCAATGACGGATCCGTCCAGACTCTCGTGGACAAACAATTCTAA
- a CDS encoding alpha/beta hydrolase has protein sequence MNKNLILTLVIATTLGLILAAGCSGTTSNSGTCPAPAPQAGPQIYTAVNINATPIQYKEVNGVKLAYREFGSGEPVLMIPGFGNNMDGWNETFIGILASKYHVFIYDPRGMGSSSDTNKTPVFSQYSDDAAALIKALGYDSMHVYGVSMGSSTAQQLVIDHPERVKKLVLDSVTYNIRLPETKLLLALNEEVNASPSQPAGTRHEAQANLEWKGSWDKLSGIQKDVMLVEGTADILTPDPISVRMAGQINGSWVVRFKGLPHVGSKYAPVQYGENALDFLGMNESPLSK, from the coding sequence ATGAACAAGAACCTGATATTAACCCTGGTAATTGCCACCACCCTCGGTCTCATTCTTGCAGCAGGGTGCAGCGGTACTACCAGTAATTCCGGCACCTGTCCGGCACCTGCCCCGCAGGCAGGCCCGCAGATCTACACGGCGGTAAACATCAACGCAACGCCCATCCAGTACAAAGAAGTCAACGGTGTGAAGCTTGCATACCGGGAATTCGGATCCGGTGAACCCGTGCTGATGATCCCGGGATTTGGCAACAACATGGATGGATGGAACGAGACGTTCATCGGCATCCTTGCCTCGAAATACCATGTCTTCATCTACGACCCACGGGGAATGGGATCCAGCAGCGACACGAATAAAACGCCCGTCTTTTCCCAGTACTCCGACGATGCCGCAGCACTGATAAAAGCCCTCGGGTATGACAGCATGCACGTGTACGGGGTCTCCATGGGGTCCTCGACCGCCCAGCAGCTGGTGATCGATCACCCGGAGCGCGTAAAAAAACTGGTCCTGGATTCGGTGACCTACAACATCCGGCTTCCTGAGACAAAACTGTTGCTTGCGCTCAATGAGGAGGTCAATGCCAGCCCCTCCCAGCCTGCAGGCACACGCCATGAGGCCCAGGCAAACCTTGAATGGAAAGGCTCCTGGGACAAATTGTCCGGCATCCAGAAGGATGTCATGCTCGTTGAGGGGACCGCAGATATCCTGACTCCCGATCCGATCTCGGTCCGGATGGCCGGGCAGATCAACGGCTCGTGGGTTGTACGGTTCAAAGGCCTTCCCCATGTCGGATCCAAGTATGCGCCGGTCCAGTACGGGGAGAACGCCCTGGATTTCCTCGGGATGAATGAGTCCCCCCTCAGTAAATAA
- a CDS encoding PEMT/PEM2 methyltransferase family protein — MIEAALVTILPAGFLIVLFYGGALFLRRNIEQDGEAPINRTLFYASKYSILVLWGAMVIQSWGVSISFVEVPRFLQLIALFLWVSGFALLYLGRFTLGDSFRFGTPGEDTRLKVNGLFRLSRNPMYVGMYVTMVASALYTLNPVVVLLGVFVIVIHHTIVMAEEEHMQKVFGQEYLDYCDRIRRYI; from the coding sequence ATGATCGAAGCCGCTCTTGTAACCATACTCCCGGCGGGTTTCCTGATTGTCCTGTTTTACGGGGGAGCGTTATTCCTGCGCAGGAATATCGAACAGGACGGGGAGGCGCCGATCAACAGAACGCTGTTTTACGCGAGCAAGTACTCTATCCTTGTCCTCTGGGGAGCCATGGTCATCCAGAGCTGGGGTGTCAGCATATCCTTTGTCGAAGTACCCCGATTCCTCCAGCTCATAGCGCTGTTTCTCTGGGTATCCGGGTTCGCTCTCCTGTATCTCGGACGATTTACCTTGGGGGATTCCTTTCGTTTCGGGACCCCCGGAGAAGATACCCGCCTCAAGGTGAATGGATTATTCCGGTTGAGCAGGAACCCTATGTACGTGGGCATGTATGTAACAATGGTTGCATCTGCTCTCTACACCCTGAATCCGGTAGTTGTTCTGCTGGGAGTATTCGTGATCGTCATTCACCATACCATCGTAATGGCGGAAGAGGAACATATGCAAAAAGTGTTTGGCCAGGAATATCTGGATTATTGCGATCGCATACGACGGTATATCTGA
- a CDS encoding ABC transporter permease: MEIPLALRGILVITGKNMRLYYTKPPVLMFGLLFPLFMFLAFFVGRNLNLVLFFPAFLAMMLFFTASSVGPLITPWEKREKTYERLLSYPVTQDSIILGDITAGAVFGFGISLLVWIVSTILVPVTIRNPALFLLAFVLGTTSCAALGALLAAPASDSPPNVMIFSNLIRFPLIFISGIFVPLSQMQGAGLMLAYCSPLTYLVDLFNTAMTGTSAFSPLLDSCVLIGVSAVFIIAARIIQKRNLVKGL, translated from the coding sequence ATGGAGATCCCACTTGCCCTCCGCGGCATCCTTGTCATCACCGGCAAGAACATGAGGCTGTATTACACCAAGCCGCCGGTCCTGATGTTCGGGCTCCTCTTCCCGCTGTTTATGTTCCTTGCGTTCTTTGTCGGGCGGAACCTCAACCTCGTACTCTTCTTCCCGGCGTTCCTTGCGATGATGCTCTTTTTCACCGCATCTTCGGTTGGCCCGCTGATCACCCCGTGGGAGAAACGGGAGAAGACCTACGAGCGGCTCCTCTCGTACCCGGTAACCCAGGACAGCATCATTCTCGGCGACATCACGGCAGGCGCAGTCTTCGGTTTCGGCATCTCCCTGCTTGTCTGGATCGTAAGCACGATCCTTGTCCCGGTCACGATCAGGAACCCGGCGCTGTTCCTCCTCGCATTTGTTCTCGGGACTACTTCCTGTGCAGCGCTCGGGGCCCTGCTCGCGGCACCGGCATCCGACAGCCCGCCCAACGTGATGATCTTCTCGAACCTGATCCGGTTCCCGCTCATCTTCATCTCCGGGATATTCGTCCCGCTCTCGCAGATGCAGGGAGCCGGTCTCATGCTTGCGTACTGTTCGCCGCTCACGTACCTTGTCGATCTCTTCAATACGGCGATGACCGGGACGTCTGCTTTCTCCCCGCTCCTTGACAGCTGCGTGCTCATCGGTGTCTCGGCTGTGTTTATCATTGCGGCACGGATCATCCAGAAGCGGAACCTGGTAAAAGGGCTCTAG
- a CDS encoding aminotransferase class I/II-fold pyridoxal phosphate-dependent enzyme has translation MKHARSGIGRTQKTAAKEGLFAKHPSRADTFTESVIREMTRLALAHNAINLAQGFPDFPCPEELKTAASVAVRDNHNQYAITWGAKNLRDALSARVKTFNGMDFDPETEITVTCGSTEAMMASMLAVIRPGDEVIVPEPFYENYGPDAEISGAVPKYVPLAADFSINEEAWKKAVSRKTRAIILNTPNNPTGKIFTRGELAFIRDLCVDHNLVALTDEIYEHIVYDGRKHISLGSLDGMEDRTVTIGSFSKTYSVTGWRVGYALADADLTSRIRKIHDFLTVGAPAPLQQAAVTALSLPGSYYLGLAEEYNRKRHILYNGLKKAGFSCELPEGAYYIFTDIAGFGKSDVDFARYLVEKIGVAAVPGSSFYHTGGETKLRFTFSKLDGTLEEACRRLEKLA, from the coding sequence ATGAAACATGCCAGGTCCGGCATTGGAAGAACCCAGAAGACTGCCGCGAAGGAGGGGCTCTTTGCAAAACACCCTTCACGGGCAGACACCTTCACCGAATCCGTTATCCGGGAGATGACGCGGCTTGCCCTCGCCCACAACGCCATCAACCTCGCCCAGGGCTTTCCGGATTTCCCCTGCCCGGAAGAGCTCAAGACTGCAGCTTCCGTGGCAGTCCGGGACAACCATAACCAGTACGCGATCACCTGGGGCGCAAAGAACCTCCGCGACGCCCTGTCGGCCCGGGTGAAAACCTTCAATGGCATGGACTTCGATCCCGAAACCGAGATCACCGTTACCTGCGGTTCGACCGAGGCCATGATGGCCTCGATGCTCGCTGTCATCCGCCCGGGCGACGAGGTTATCGTGCCCGAACCCTTTTACGAGAATTACGGCCCGGATGCAGAGATCTCCGGGGCTGTCCCGAAATACGTCCCGCTTGCCGCGGACTTCTCCATCAACGAAGAGGCCTGGAAGAAGGCAGTGTCCAGGAAGACCCGTGCCATCATCCTCAATACCCCGAACAACCCGACCGGCAAGATCTTCACCCGGGGGGAACTCGCTTTCATCCGCGACCTCTGCGTGGATCATAACCTGGTCGCCCTGACCGACGAGATCTACGAGCACATAGTCTACGACGGGAGAAAACATATCTCGCTCGGGTCACTGGACGGCATGGAAGACCGGACCGTGACGATAGGCAGTTTCTCCAAGACCTACAGCGTTACCGGCTGGCGGGTGGGCTATGCGCTCGCCGATGCAGATCTCACCTCGCGGATTCGCAAGATCCACGACTTCCTGACGGTCGGTGCCCCGGCCCCCCTCCAGCAGGCTGCCGTGACAGCACTCTCGCTCCCCGGATCTTACTATCTCGGGCTTGCAGAGGAATACAATCGCAAGCGGCACATCCTTTACAATGGCCTCAAAAAAGCGGGATTCTCCTGCGAACTGCCCGAAGGGGCCTACTATATCTTCACGGACATTGCCGGCTTTGGGAAATCGGACGTTGACTTTGCCCGCTACCTCGTGGAGAAGATCGGGGTAGCGGCAGTTCCCGGCAGTTCGTTCTACCATACGGGCGGGGAGACAAAACTCCGGTTCACTTTTTCGAAACTGGACGGGACACTCGAAGAGGCCTGCCGGCGCCTGGAGAAACTCGCTTAA
- a CDS encoding arsenite methyltransferase: MKIKPTTEKSIKDEIRNNYGAIARTGGSCCGPASSCGCSPASEASKNVGYSQDDLSAAPDGANLGLGCGNPVAIASLRNGETVLDLGSGGGFDAFLAAKKVGSTGRVIGVDMTPEMIERATANAKAGRYSNVEFRLGEIENLPVDDNSVDVIISNCVINLSSDKSRVFAEAFRVLKPGGRLMVSDTVMTRPIPESIRKSVAAYIGCVSGALMKDEYLSMLRAAGFVKTEILKDAPLKDSTIDFVSLIKELGFPVDKKPEELAGISAVFKESISSITVSAFKKSDAR; encoded by the coding sequence ATGAAAATAAAACCCACTACTGAAAAATCAATCAAGGACGAGATTAGGAACAACTACGGGGCCATTGCCCGGACCGGAGGATCGTGTTGCGGCCCGGCATCATCGTGCGGGTGTTCTCCTGCATCCGAGGCTTCGAAAAATGTTGGATATTCACAGGACGATCTATCTGCAGCACCGGACGGTGCCAACCTTGGCCTGGGCTGCGGGAACCCCGTTGCCATCGCCTCGCTTCGGAACGGGGAGACCGTTCTCGATCTTGGATCGGGCGGAGGATTCGATGCCTTCCTTGCAGCAAAAAAAGTTGGATCAACCGGCAGGGTTATCGGTGTCGATATGACGCCGGAGATGATAGAACGGGCAACTGCCAATGCAAAAGCGGGCAGGTATTCCAATGTCGAATTCCGCCTTGGTGAGATTGAAAACCTGCCTGTCGATGACAATTCCGTTGACGTTATCATATCCAACTGCGTGATTAACTTATCATCGGATAAGAGCAGGGTTTTTGCGGAAGCATTCCGTGTCTTAAAACCCGGCGGCCGGCTCATGGTATCCGATACGGTGATGACGCGACCTATTCCCGAATCAATCCGGAAATCTGTAGCTGCGTACATTGGTTGTGTTTCCGGGGCACTCATGAAAGATGAGTACCTGTCAATGCTCCGGGCTGCCGGATTCGTAAAAACTGAGATCTTAAAAGATGCTCCCTTAAAAGATTCCACCATCGACTTCGTATCCTTAATAAAAGAACTGGGATTTCCCGTCGACAAAAAACCCGAAGAACTGGCCGGGATCAGTGCAGTGTTTAAGGAAAGTATCTCGAGTATTACCGTTTCGGCGTTCAAGAAATCTGACGCCCGGTAG
- a CDS encoding helix-turn-helix domain-containing protein — protein MEKESNHDHICLCPLEGIINIIGKKWAILVISIIGHHDRIRFNDIMQHLDGISPKTLTDVLKDLGKENLIHRESFAEIPPRVEYSLTDDGRQLCEAVIPLIAWAEMRDSADKHRCRASCHGEKIAQKQRTRQKKQ, from the coding sequence ATGGAAAAGGAAAGTAATCACGATCACATCTGCCTCTGCCCCCTCGAAGGCATCATCAACATCATAGGGAAGAAATGGGCAATTCTTGTCATCAGCATCATCGGCCATCACGACAGGATCCGGTTCAATGACATCATGCAGCACCTTGACGGGATCAGTCCCAAGACCCTGACCGATGTGTTGAAGGATCTCGGGAAAGAGAACCTGATCCACCGGGAGTCATTTGCCGAGATCCCGCCCCGGGTCGAGTATTCGCTTACCGATGACGGCAGGCAGCTCTGCGAGGCCGTGATCCCCCTGATCGCATGGGCGGAGATGCGGGACAGTGCTGACAAACACCGTTGCCGGGCATCCTGCCATGGGGAGAAGATTGCCCAAAAGCAAAGGACACGGCAGAAAAAGCAGTGA
- a CDS encoding acylphosphatase has protein sequence MERITAVARGKVQGVGYRQLVAESARRTGVHGEVRNMPDGSVRITGESSEAALAEFVRLIHAEGHPLIRVENLAVKEESATGEFKGFWVNW, from the coding sequence ATGGAGCGGATCACCGCAGTGGCACGGGGGAAAGTCCAGGGTGTGGGGTACCGGCAGCTGGTTGCCGAGAGTGCCCGAAGGACCGGTGTGCACGGGGAGGTCCGGAATATGCCCGACGGTTCTGTCAGGATCACTGGCGAGAGCTCAGAGGCTGCTCTCGCAGAGTTCGTCCGGCTCATCCACGCGGAAGGCCATCCGCTGATCCGCGTGGAAAACCTTGCGGTCAAAGAAGAATCTGCAACCGGTGAGTTCAAAGGATTCTGGGTCAACTGGTAA
- a CDS encoding ABC transporter ATP-binding protein, producing the protein MNAIQADHLIKQFGSVTAVNDVSLAVREGEIFGFLGPNGAGKTTTMRMLTGVLTPGSGSVLISGIDIHRHPLEAKMQMGVIPESSTVYGDLSAEQNLHMSGKMYGMPRREREERVDELLTRMGLLEKRHLPVRTFSKGMKQRVSIACAIIHRPRVLLLDEPTSGLDVQSRRLVIETIREMNQQGSTIFLTTHNIEEANTLCQNVCIINKGTIVAQDSPERLKKMFDTTQSVEVSFDRPVTRDMFSGDAILRAEPCGDKWRLYTDNPDLVVKYIAGRAERESIGITSLVTSGPSLEEAFVQLTECA; encoded by the coding sequence ATGAATGCGATCCAGGCTGACCATCTCATCAAACAGTTCGGCTCCGTAACTGCCGTGAACGATGTCAGCCTTGCCGTGAGAGAAGGGGAGATCTTCGGGTTCCTCGGTCCCAATGGTGCGGGAAAGACCACGACAATGCGGATGCTCACCGGCGTACTTACCCCGGGTTCAGGTTCGGTGCTCATCAGCGGTATCGACATCCACCGCCACCCGCTCGAGGCCAAGATGCAGATGGGCGTCATCCCCGAGAGCAGCACGGTGTATGGTGACCTTTCCGCAGAACAGAACCTGCATATGAGCGGGAAGATGTACGGCATGCCGCGTAGGGAGCGGGAGGAGCGGGTCGATGAGCTCCTGACAAGGATGGGCCTTTTAGAAAAACGACACCTCCCGGTCCGGACATTCTCGAAGGGGATGAAACAGCGGGTGAGCATTGCCTGCGCCATCATTCACCGGCCCCGGGTACTGCTCCTCGATGAACCCACGAGCGGTCTCGATGTCCAGAGCCGGAGACTCGTGATCGAGACAATCCGCGAGATGAACCAGCAGGGCAGCACCATCTTTCTCACCACGCACAACATCGAGGAAGCAAACACGCTCTGCCAGAATGTCTGTATCATCAACAAGGGAACGATCGTTGCACAGGACAGCCCTGAGCGGCTCAAAAAGATGTTCGATACAACGCAGTCGGTCGAGGTCTCCTTTGACCGCCCTGTCACCCGGGATATGTTCTCGGGAGATGCGATCCTGCGGGCCGAACCCTGCGGCGACAAGTGGCGGCTGTACACGGACAACCCGGACCTTGTCGTCAAATATATCGCAGGCCGTGCGGAACGCGAATCGATCGGGATCACGTCGCTTGTAACTTCCGGCCCGAGCCTGGAAGAGGCATTTGTCCAGCTGACGGAGTGTGCATAA
- a CDS encoding PGF-pre-PGF domain-containing protein, which produces MRGIFTVLVLAAFLLSVPATGAAASLVITQPSANETKFAEMRDFYVYGIFSTATGNPGDIRIELYPESACTGDICTGLPMRSIQSHVDPFTGVTNSSQIDWSFVDGITVKGGYVPDIIKEPGGYTDPNNKVVVTNTYYGGLVPGGVTKTYNTTYKNSSGYALQDITAGSYKINVTGLSGSFAGKSVTKTITFGITDTALGTNRPADSKNVRISYAIDHGLRTYFDNFPGYFSDGGSNWTSLKTLAASNNGIEVVNDLSGTTTDVVAVSNNTMFMYNINSESTTYAVEIAPMLKYNLQDGVNTTFLYYGNGEPTLTFNDSQGVPRALTSTLKQFSGNNRIALTHLDVRDPTSTSYENLYDPNDTTWKSVYTDLSGTIGINPGQTFIIYGVAKPIPSTVSSTSIPYWYGIDKRTSQLACTITDAQGNVVSSSTHDVNLNRYYFNYPGSSDPHRKLNSLFEFGAEFTGLNTPGTYTVTLAGRDTTGATVSGATTLFNITVTATPTPPPYGGDNQNNPSSTSRVAVSPGAPAGQPVTFAFTPGQSSGTTAVESVTLTPSRAIGQAECIVQAFTPGASIQLTDRDVAGYQSITVNWISPDAIDHADIAFSLDKAWLTAHHVAPEQVVMLRYTGNQWVELPTTLVNTLDNVFEYRATTKGFSYFAIAGKAGSTVAAGVNGTVSLLPPATDIRADNATLDMGKASPAADATGSPVTTTVSPAVTKAAPPAQPTLVQVFFPQGGIQPVTIIAWAIVIAIIIIAAWLIRRWYIQRQNPALFRKY; this is translated from the coding sequence ATGAGGGGAATATTCACGGTACTGGTGCTGGCTGCTTTTCTCCTATCCGTGCCTGCCACCGGTGCAGCAGCGTCCCTTGTCATCACCCAGCCGAGTGCCAATGAAACCAAATTTGCCGAGATGAGGGATTTTTACGTTTATGGCATTTTTTCCACAGCAACAGGAAATCCCGGTGATATCCGGATCGAGCTCTATCCCGAAAGCGCCTGCACCGGGGATATCTGCACGGGGCTTCCCATGCGGTCCATCCAGAGCCATGTTGATCCCTTCACCGGTGTGACCAACAGCAGCCAGATCGACTGGTCGTTTGTTGACGGGATAACCGTCAAGGGGGGATATGTCCCGGATATCATCAAAGAGCCCGGTGGCTACACTGACCCGAACAACAAGGTCGTGGTCACCAATACCTACTACGGGGGCCTTGTTCCCGGAGGGGTAACAAAGACGTACAACACTACGTACAAGAACAGTTCCGGTTATGCCCTCCAGGACATTACTGCCGGGAGTTACAAGATCAACGTGACCGGGCTCTCGGGAAGTTTCGCCGGAAAAAGCGTGACCAAAACGATCACGTTCGGGATCACCGATACTGCCCTTGGGACCAACCGCCCGGCCGACAGTAAGAATGTCCGTATCTCGTACGCGATCGACCACGGCCTCCGTACCTATTTCGATAACTTCCCCGGTTATTTCTCTGACGGCGGGAGCAACTGGACATCTCTTAAAACCCTTGCAGCCTCGAATAACGGGATCGAGGTGGTCAATGACCTGAGCGGCACGACGACCGATGTTGTTGCAGTATCGAACAACACGATGTTTATGTACAATATCAACAGTGAGAGTACGACCTACGCCGTTGAGATTGCCCCCATGCTGAAATACAACCTGCAGGACGGCGTGAACACGACGTTTCTCTATTACGGGAACGGTGAGCCGACCCTTACGTTCAACGATTCCCAGGGTGTTCCCCGGGCATTGACATCGACCCTCAAACAGTTCAGCGGGAACAACCGGATAGCCCTCACCCACCTGGATGTCAGGGATCCGACTTCCACAAGCTACGAGAACCTCTACGATCCCAACGATACCACGTGGAAGTCGGTGTATACCGATCTCTCGGGAACGATTGGCATAAACCCGGGCCAGACTTTCATAATCTACGGTGTGGCCAAACCCATCCCGTCAACGGTCTCTTCGACATCAATACCCTACTGGTATGGAATCGACAAGCGGACATCCCAGCTCGCCTGCACCATCACCGATGCGCAGGGAAATGTTGTCTCGTCATCAACGCACGACGTCAATTTAAACCGGTATTACTTCAATTATCCCGGCTCATCAGATCCGCACAGGAAGTTAAACTCCCTCTTTGAGTTCGGGGCTGAGTTCACCGGCCTGAATACCCCGGGCACCTACACGGTCACTCTTGCAGGCAGGGATACAACGGGTGCAACGGTCTCCGGTGCAACGACCCTGTTCAACATAACGGTAACGGCCACCCCCACACCGCCACCTTATGGCGGGGATAACCAGAACAACCCGTCCAGTACATCCCGGGTTGCCGTGAGCCCCGGTGCCCCGGCCGGCCAGCCCGTAACATTCGCATTCACACCCGGCCAGTCTTCCGGAACAACGGCAGTCGAATCAGTCACTCTCACGCCCTCCCGGGCGATCGGGCAGGCAGAATGTATTGTCCAGGCATTCACCCCGGGAGCCTCCATCCAGCTCACGGACCGCGATGTTGCCGGTTACCAGAGCATCACGGTGAACTGGATCAGCCCGGACGCCATCGATCATGCGGATATCGCCTTCTCGCTCGACAAGGCATGGCTGACTGCGCACCATGTTGCACCGGAACAGGTGGTGATGCTCCGGTATACGGGCAACCAGTGGGTTGAACTCCCGACAACGCTGGTAAATACCCTCGATAACGTGTTCGAGTACCGTGCCACCACCAAAGGGTTCTCGTACTTTGCGATTGCCGGGAAGGCTGGCAGTACGGTGGCGGCTGGTGTGAACGGGACGGTCTCCCTGCTGCCACCGGCAACAGATATCCGGGCAGATAATGCAACTTTGGACATGGGGAAAGCCAGTCCGGCTGCGGATGCCACAGGGTCACCGGTTACCACCACCGTATCACCGGCAGTTACCAAAGCTGCACCCCCTGCACAACCCACCCTCGTGCAGGTCTTCTTCCCGCAGGGGGGAATCCAGCCCGTGACAATTATTGCATGGGCGATCGTGATCGCCATTATCATTATCGCGGCCTGGCTTATCCGGCGCTGGTATATACAACGGCAGAACCCGGCCCTCTTCAGAAAATATTAA
- a CDS encoding helix-turn-helix domain-containing protein, with protein MKKMTVRLSADIFDYCKSYGQVIERFEVISLFNLVDDMHSEVCKFTIREGIPVDQIKCNYVSNLIVLQNRGREYTCLVRGTFSDDITRFLRTYGSKFEHPIVFENDCLTFNMVGDPEDFNTFVKDAALKGWGLEILSVCDYNPQVNGIFDILTPRQKKILLESYREGFFDHPRRINAGELAEKMGMHKTTLLEHIHKAEKRLIGHILEQVA; from the coding sequence ATGAAGAAGATGACGGTCAGGCTTTCCGCGGACATCTTCGATTACTGCAAGTCCTATGGCCAGGTCATCGAACGGTTCGAGGTGATCTCGCTCTTCAACCTGGTGGATGACATGCACAGCGAAGTGTGTAAATTTACCATCAGGGAAGGGATCCCGGTCGATCAGATCAAGTGCAATTATGTCTCGAATCTCATCGTGCTTCAGAACAGGGGCCGTGAATATACCTGTCTTGTCAGGGGAACATTTTCCGATGATATTACCCGGTTTCTCCGCACGTATGGATCAAAGTTCGAGCACCCGATTGTTTTCGAGAACGACTGCCTGACATTCAACATGGTCGGAGACCCGGAGGACTTCAACACGTTCGTCAAGGATGCAGCTCTGAAAGGGTGGGGGCTCGAGATCCTTTCAGTCTGCGATTACAATCCCCAAGTCAACGGGATTTTTGACATCCTTACTCCCCGGCAAAAGAAGATTCTGCTGGAATCGTACCGGGAGGGATTTTTCGATCATCCCCGGAGGATAAACGCCGGCGAACTTGCAGAGAAGATGGGCATGCACAAGACCACGCTGCTCGAACACATCCACAAGGCTGAGAAACGGCTGATCGGGCATATTCTTGAACAGGTTGCCTGA
- a CDS encoding HgcAB-associated protein, with protein sequence MEALLSVDERGQMVLPKDVREKAGIRPGDKLALFTFEKEGGFCCMALVKAENLSTLVTTILKPLGGNVTGK encoded by the coding sequence ATGGAGGCGTTACTGAGTGTCGATGAACGCGGACAGATGGTACTTCCCAAAGATGTGAGGGAAAAAGCAGGCATACGCCCGGGTGATAAACTTGCACTGTTCACTTTTGAAAAAGAGGGCGGATTCTGTTGCATGGCACTCGTGAAAGCGGAAAACCTGAGCACCCTCGTTACAACCATTCTTAAGCCTCTTGGCGGGAATGTCACGGGAAAATAA